GACGAGGGCCGTGGCAAGCGGCAGGAGGACGGGCGCGGCGACGAGGCTGCTCATCGCTCGATGCGCCCCCCGGGCTCGCCCAGCGTGTCGACGTCGTCGGTGCCCAGCGTCTCGTAGGTGCGGCCGACGAGGACAAGCGTGAAGGCCTGCACGCCGAAAGTGATGACGATGGCCGTGAGGATGAGCGCCTGCGGCAGCGGGTCGGCGGCGCCGGCGGCAAGCTCGTAGCTGCCCTCGGGCACGAGCGGCGGCCCGCCGCGCCGAAGCCCGGGCGCCGTGAAGATGAGGAGGTTTGCGCCCGAGGAGAGAAAGCCGATTCCGATGGCAAGGCGCAGCAGGCTGCGGCGCAGCATGAGGTACGTGCCG
This DNA window, taken from Candidatus Thermoplasmatota archaeon, encodes the following:
- a CDS encoding Na+/H+ antiporter subunit C, whose amino-acid sequence is METLLAIVIGGLYAAGTYLMLRRSLLRLAIGIGFLSSGANLLIFTAPGLRRGGPPLVPEGSYELAAGAADPLPQALILTAIVITFGVQAFTLVLVGRTYETLGTDDVDTLGEPGGRIER